A genomic window from Archaeoglobus profundus DSM 5631 includes:
- a CDS encoding integrase: protein MKIELEIDEKLLKKAVEHGIDLKTFLEVKLYDFLTGKEEFYDPKPLKYEELKEDFERWLKDKISLETAERYLHILKGLDGITPKSLIQLYKSRPANNVAKAIRNLVNYLEEKKLISHETAKEIRKAVPIKKGKGDKIIPTDEDVREGFEYYKRNLAEEYYLVALIIAFSGARLRHVLRMLEEWDPTYLVYTDDFARYEIGHLTMGHKEGFWIYMPTWLAKKIRRMKLSEETVKTKKITYKAKSGRLVTSKYIRKWFNNVLADFEKDKDVRSFIMGRPGDIGKSVEGEYYLELLRRADKVYPLVMKRIEEILSGLF from the coding sequence GTGAAAATAGAGTTGGAGATAGACGAGAAGTTGCTGAAAAAGGCAGTGGAACACGGAATAGACTTAAAAACGTTCTTAGAAGTGAAACTATACGACTTCCTAACAGGAAAAGAGGAATTCTACGATCCAAAGCCCTTGAAATATGAAGAACTCAAGGAAGACTTTGAGAGATGGCTTAAAGATAAAATTAGCCTCGAAACAGCGGAGAGATACCTCCACATTCTGAAGGGATTAGACGGGATTACACCCAAGTCCTTGATCCAGTTGTACAAGAGCAGACCAGCTAACAACGTTGCCAAGGCTATTCGAAATCTGGTGAATTACTTAGAGGAGAAGAAGCTAATCAGCCACGAAACCGCTAAAGAGATAAGAAAGGCTGTTCCCATCAAAAAGGGTAAGGGTGACAAGATAATACCTACCGATGAGGACGTTAGAGAAGGTTTTGAGTATTACAAGAGGAACCTAGCGGAGGAGTATTACTTAGTGGCGTTAATAATAGCCTTCAGCGGTGCCAGATTGAGGCACGTCCTCAGGATGCTCGAAGAATGGGATCCCACGTATCTCGTGTATACGGACGATTTTGCAAGGTACGAAATAGGACACTTGACAATGGGTCATAAAGAGGGATTCTGGATATATATGCCCACTTGGCTTGCAAAGAAGATTAGGAGAATGAAATTATCGGAAGAAACGGTAAAAACAAAGAAGATAACGTATAAAGCCAAAAGTGGACGACTCGTAACGTCAAAGTACATCAGAAAGTGGTTTAATAACGTCCTCGCAGACTTTGAGAAAGATAAAGACGTTAGGAGCTTCATAATGGGTCGTCCCGGCGATATTGGTAAATCGGTAGAGGGTGAATACTATTTGGAACTCCTACGTCGGGCAGATAAAGTATATCCACTCGTAATGAAGAGAATAGAAGAGATTTTGAGCGGTTTATTCTAA
- a CDS encoding PGF-CTERM sorting domain-containing protein — translation MNITVPKEVKTPGFEVIAGLIALGSSI, via the coding sequence ATAAATATCACCGTACCAAAGGAGGTTAAAACGCCAGGGTTTGAGGTTATTGCTGGACTTATAGCGTTAGGTAGTAGTATTTAG
- a CDS encoding type II toxin-antitoxin system RelE family toxin: MFSVLIHPDVAKFLDKLSEEDRRRCVEALRRLKEDPFTPHPGADIKKLKGRDKTMYRLRVGDFRFEYFVEGNTVYVVEAFRRGRGYR; encoded by the coding sequence ATGTTCTCGGTTTTGATCCATCCTGACGTAGCCAAATTTTTAGACAAGTTATCCGAAGAAGACAGAAGAAGATGTGTTGAAGCTTTAAGAAGGTTAAAAGAAGATCCTTTTACTCCTCATCCCGGTGCGGACATAAAGAAGTTAAAAGGTAGAGATAAAACCATGTATCGATTGAGAGTCGGAGATTTCCGATTCGAATATTTCGTTGAAGGTAATACTGTTTACGTGGTAGAAGCTTTTAGGAGAGGTAGAGGTTACAGGTAA
- a CDS encoding DUF460 domain-containing protein, whose protein sequence is MVTFGVDIVGNNRYALFVLEHEDEKIVSKIKLFRLIRRYKPEIVAVDNVFELFDSKEELVTFLRQAPSTTKLVQVAGKYPLPVLAKRFGLTINPRNPVDEAKACAYLAKLGVGEEVSVFMDRTIITVSRNRSLGRGGWRQKKYKRKVHNSVRQVFNEIKSKLDELGLEYVESVKSGYGGISKGVLVVNAPKSSIPINSFRFGDVQVKVEAVEKEKIEFIPLRKSKPFVIVGIDPGTTTAVAMVDLNGNFLDVKSKKGWSYGEIIDYITSVGKPVVVATDKSNPPELVLKLKASFNAVLWTPREDMSVEKKRQITSGYCYLNDHERDAIAVAISAYNTFKNKIKNIEKRVPAGLDVDFVKAEVIRGNSLKNIIDKEKEKKEEKVEKKEKVVTPTMNLKIIEELREENELLRRKVKELSEKIEKLRSKIVEMSKESYERIRRDNLVRSLQSEIVELRKALKERDKRIEELEKEIERIRKMKLLEFKGWMEVKVLRKFTKEEIDKLERELGINKGDVVLIRDASCGGKSNAEYLCEKRIKAVIVKNEMSHLAKSILEEREIPVISADEIDIIESETFALVNAESFERVYRTKVEEIRKKKLDKIEELFVEYRMRRKF, encoded by the coding sequence GTGGTAACCTTCGGCGTAGACATCGTCGGGAATAACAGATATGCGTTGTTCGTGCTTGAGCATGAGGATGAAAAGATAGTTTCAAAGATAAAGCTCTTCAGACTTATCAGAAGGTACAAACCCGAGATTGTAGCAGTTGATAATGTCTTCGAATTGTTTGATTCGAAGGAAGAGCTCGTAACGTTTTTGAGACAGGCTCCTTCAACAACCAAGCTTGTTCAAGTCGCTGGAAAGTATCCCCTCCCCGTGCTAGCTAAAAGGTTTGGGCTAACGATAAATCCAAGAAACCCGGTTGATGAAGCAAAAGCCTGCGCGTACTTGGCAAAACTTGGGGTTGGTGAAGAAGTCTCTGTATTCATGGACAGAACGATAATAACAGTTTCAAGAAACAGAAGTCTTGGAAGGGGTGGTTGGAGGCAGAAGAAGTACAAGAGGAAGGTACATAACTCCGTAAGGCAGGTTTTCAACGAGATAAAAAGCAAGCTCGATGAGCTTGGCTTAGAGTACGTTGAGAGTGTCAAAAGCGGTTACGGTGGAATCTCGAAGGGAGTTCTTGTTGTAAACGCACCTAAAAGCTCGATTCCAATAAACTCCTTCAGATTTGGAGATGTTCAAGTGAAGGTTGAAGCTGTTGAGAAGGAAAAGATAGAATTCATTCCACTGAGAAAGTCCAAGCCTTTCGTTATAGTTGGAATAGATCCTGGAACTACGACGGCTGTTGCAATGGTAGACTTAAACGGGAATTTCTTAGATGTAAAGAGTAAGAAGGGATGGAGTTACGGTGAGATCATCGATTATATAACGTCTGTAGGAAAGCCCGTTGTCGTTGCAACTGACAAATCCAATCCGCCGGAACTAGTCCTAAAGCTTAAAGCTTCATTTAATGCCGTTTTATGGACTCCCAGAGAGGATATGAGTGTTGAGAAGAAGAGACAGATAACATCGGGCTACTGCTACTTAAACGACCATGAGAGGGATGCAATAGCTGTAGCCATATCCGCCTACAACACTTTCAAGAACAAGATAAAGAATATTGAGAAGAGAGTTCCTGCCGGATTGGATGTAGACTTTGTTAAAGCCGAAGTTATAAGGGGTAATTCTCTAAAGAATATCATAGACAAGGAGAAAGAGAAAAAAGAAGAGAAAGTCGAGAAGAAAGAAAAAGTTGTAACTCCAACAATGAACCTTAAGATAATTGAAGAGCTTAGAGAGGAGAATGAACTTCTCAGAAGGAAGGTAAAAGAGTTGAGTGAAAAAATTGAGAAGTTGAGAAGTAAGATAGTTGAGATGTCCAAAGAAAGCTACGAGAGAATTAGAAGAGACAACTTGGTCAGGTCTTTGCAGAGTGAAATAGTAGAGCTAAGAAAGGCTCTAAAAGAGAGAGATAAAAGAATTGAAGAGCTTGAAAAGGAGATCGAGAGAATTAGAAAGATGAAGTTATTGGAATTTAAGGGATGGATGGAGGTAAAGGTTCTCAGAAAATTCACGAAAGAAGAAATAGACAAGCTTGAAAGAGAACTTGGAATAAATAAAGGAGATGTAGTGTTAATACGTGATGCAAGCTGCGGTGGTAAGAGTAACGCTGAGTACCTCTGCGAGAAAAGAATTAAAGCTGTCATAGTTAAGAATGAGATGTCCCACTTGGCAAAGTCGATTTTAGAGGAGAGGGAGATCCCCGTCATATCTGCAGATGAAATAGACATTATTGAAAGCGAGACTTTTGCCTTAGTTAACGCTGAAAGCTTTGAAAGAGTTTACAGGACCAAAGTTGAAGAAATAAGGAAGAAAAAGCTCGATAAAATCGAGGAGTTGTTCGTAGAGTATAGAATGCGTAGAAAGTTTTAA
- a CDS encoding DUF7557 family protein yields MVTVTLNKDVVEKLERIRREGETLNDVIKRLVETYEELEDYIDEKWEKLQRDKEKFIDLEDYASSRGL; encoded by the coding sequence ATGGTTACGGTTACGCTTAACAAGGATGTAGTAGAAAAGTTGGAAAGGATCAGAAGAGAAGGAGAAACGCTTAACGATGTAATAAAAAGATTAGTAGAAACTTACGAGGAGCTTGAGGATTATATTGACGAAAAATGGGAGAAGCTTCAAAGAGATAAGGAGAAGTTTATAGACCTTGAAGATTACGCATCTTCGAGAGGTCTTTGA